One region of Populus trichocarpa isolate Nisqually-1 chromosome 4, P.trichocarpa_v4.1, whole genome shotgun sequence genomic DNA includes:
- the LOC7479082 gene encoding polyadenylation and cleavage factor homolog 4 isoform X1, giving the protein MQPTKLLNPKAATKAAAAAAVTTTMPNELLAQKPSASSVLDKFRSLLKQRQGSAVEDDGGGDGASLRLEDVVEIYETVLNELTFNSKPIITDLTIIAGEQREHGEGIADVLCARIVEAPVDQKLPSLYLLDSIVKNIGREYIRHFSSRLPEVFCEAYRQVDPSLYPSMRHLFGTWSSVFPSSVLHKIETQLHFSPQVNDQSSSLTSFRASESPRPPHGIHVNPKYLRQLDHSTADNTGWSIQTYKAKNVIQSLQNVQHAKGTSSNLKIYGKKPTVGYDEYESDQAEAISSQVGVGRTSLTLGSNKLQPSSTSRLARRLSPSTTGAERPLSSEIDDFAVGNSPRRFVEALSPSHPLFDYGHSRAIVRDEEANELRRNNYSDDNHNRFEPSARYRLSNGLEHQGPRALIDAYGDDRGKRITSSKPLHIEQLAVNGVHNKVASRSWQNTEEEEFDWEDMSPTLSERGRSNDFLPSSIPPFGSVVPRPAFGRLSAIHAESDIRSNRSSLAPMAFVDGSSNIAEEAVSILGSGRGSTSKIPGFRTERNQISGSRHHQEAWNFPPHIHQSAHLLNSKGRGRDFQMPLSGSGVSSLGGENYSPLAEKLPDIDAQLNRPPAIASRWGSNIDSTSSGTWSSVAPPSSGVWPPVNARKSLPPPVHRIFPPPEQSRSQFDPINASSTVINQVLQKGSVMPEQPFNSFENKDYNSMKPTPMSNQHAALNQQNQAHVNPFQPQQLPSHEARENFHPSGVTSMPPRPLAPPLNHGYNTHGHSTAISMVPSNALPAVQLPLPVNNIPNMLHSQVGVRPPLPPGPPPQTMPFPQNASSGVPGQPSGSAFSGLFNSLMAQGLISLTKQTPVQDSVGLEFNADLLKLRYESAISALYGDLPRQCTTCGLRFKCQEEHSTHMDWHVTKNRMSKNRKQKSSRNWFVSASMWLSGAEALGTDAAPGFLPTETTVEKKDDDEMAVPADEEQSTCALCGEPFDDFYSDETEEWMYRGAVYLNSSNGSTAGMDRSQLGPIVHAKCRSDSSVVPPEDFGHDEGGNSEEGNQRKRMRS; this is encoded by the exons ATGCAACCCACAAAACTCCTAAACCCTAAAGCCGCCACCAAGGCGGCTGCTGCGGCAGCCGTTACCACCACCATGCCAAATGAACTGCTGGCACAGAAACCATCAGCATCGTCAGTTCTTGACAAGTTCCGGTCTTTATTGAAGCAACGACAAGGATCAGCAGTGGAGGACGATGGTGGTGGTGACGGGGCGAGTTTGCGTCTGGAGGATGTGGTGGAGATTTATGAGACGGTTTTGAATGAATTGACGTTTAATTCAAAACCTATAATTACAGATTTGACTATTATTGCTGGAGAACAGCGGGAGCATGGTGAGGGTATTGCTGATGTTCTCTGTGCCCGCATTGTTGAg GCCCCTGTAGATCAAAAGCTGCCTTCATTATATCTTCTAGATAGCATTGTCAAGAATATTGGCCGTGAATACATTAGGCACTTCTCGTCCCGTTTGCCTGAG GTTTTTTGCGAGGCATACAGACAAGTTGACCCTAGCTTATATCCTTCAATGCGCCACCTTTTTGGCACATGGTCCTCAGTGTTTCCATCTTCTGTACTTCACAAGATTGAGACTCAACTTCATTTTTCTCCACAAGTTAATGATCAGTCATCAAGCTTGACTTCCTTTAGAGCTTCTGAATCACCCAGACCACCTCATGGCATACATGTGAACCCAAAATACTTGCGTCAGCTGGATCATTCAACTGCAGATAAT ACAGGGTGGTCAATACAAACATACAAAGCTAAAAATGTAATTCAATCTTTGCAGAATGTTCAGCACGCTAAGGGAACTTCTtcaaatctgaaaatatatggTAAAAAACCTACTGTTGGATATGATGAATATGAAAGTGATCAAGCAGAGGCCATATCTTCACAGGTTGGAGTGGGCCGTACATCTCTCACTCTTGGATCTAATAAGCTGCAACCATCTTCAACTTCCAGGCTTGCAAGACGCTTGTCGCCTTCAACAACTGGAGCCGAGAGGCCTTTATCTTCAGAAATTGATGACTTTGCAGTAGGGAATTCTCCTCGAAGGTTTGTTGAGGCGCTGTCCCCATCTCATCCTCTATTTGATTATGGACACAGCAGAGCCATTGTCAGAGATGAGGAGGcaaatgaattaagaagaaataattattcTGATGATAACCATAACCGATTTGAACCTTCTGCTAGATATAGGCTTAGCAATGGACTTGAACATCAAGGACCCAGAGCTTTAATAGATGCATATGGGGATGATAGGGGGAAAAGAATTACAAGTAGTAAACCTCTGCATATTGAACAGTTAGCCGTAAATGGCGTGCACAATAAGGTAGCTTCAAGATCATGGCAGAATACTGAAGAAGAGGAATTTGATTGGGAAGATATGAGCCCTACTTTGTCAGAGCGTGGTAGGAGTAATGATTTCTTGCCATCATCTATTCCACCTTTTGGAAGTGTTGTTCCAAGGCCTGCCTTTGGAAGGCTAAGTGCTATCCATGCGGAATCTGATATCAGGAGCAATCGATCTAGTCTGGCTCCAATGGCATTTGTGGATGGCTCCTCTAATATTGCTGAAGAAGCAGTCTCGATTCTGGGT TCTGGCCGTGGATCAACAAGCAAGATTCCTGGATTCCGAACTGAGAGAAATCAGATCTCGGGTTCCCGTCATCATCAAGAAGCTTGGAATTTTCCACCTCACATCCATCAGTCAGCACATCTCCTGAATTCTAAAGGAAGAGGACGGGATTTCCAGATGCCCTTATCTGGAAGTGGTGTGTCTTCTTTGGGTGGTGAGAATTACTCTCCACTTGCTGAAAAACTTCCAGATATTGATGCACAGCTTAATAGGCCTCCTGCCATTGCATCAAGATGGGGCTCTAATATTGACTCTACTAGTTCAGGGACCTGGTCAAGTGTTGCGCCACCATCATCAGGGGTCTGGCCTCCAGTAAATGCACGAAAGTCTCTGCCACCTCCTGTGCATCGTATTTTTCCTCCACCAGAGCAGAGTAGAAGTCAGTTTGATCCAATAAATGCCAGCAGCACTGTCATAAATCAGGTTTTACAAAAGGGTTCAGTTATGCCTGAACAACCATTTAATAGTTTTGAGAACAAAGATTACAATTCGATGAAGCCAACACCAATGTCTAATCAGCATGCTGCTTTGAATCAGCAAAACCAGGCACATGTAAATCCTTTTCAGCCACAACAACTTCCATCTCATGAAGCCCGAGAGAATTTTCATCCATCTGGGGTAACTTCAATGCCACCTCGTCCCCTGGCACCACCACTGAATCATGGATACAACACTCACGGGCATAGCACTGCCATTAGTATGGTTCCTTCAAATGCATTACCTGCTGTACAACTGCCTTTACCAGTCAACAATATTCCAAATATGTTGCATTCACAGGTGGGGGTTCGGCCACCTTTGCCACCTGGTCCTCCTCCCCAAACAATGCCTTTCCCTCAGAATGCTAGTTCAGGTGTCCCCGGCCAACCATCTGGCAGTGCATTTTCGGGTTTGTTTAACTCTCTCATGGCACAAGGATTGATCTCATTGACAAAACAAACTCCTGTGCAG GACTCTGTGGGACTTGAGTTCAATGCTGACCTTCTCAAGCTGCGCTATGAATCTGCAATCAGTGCATTGTATGGTGATCTGCCAAGACAATGCACAACATGTGGCCTTCGGTTCAAGTGTCAAGAAGAGCACAGTACTCACATGGATTGGCATGTTACGAAAAACCGGATGTCTAAGAACCGGAAGCAGAAATCTTCTCGCAACTGGTTTGTAAGTGCAAGTATGTGGCTCAGTGGTGCAGAGGCATTGGGAACTGATGCAGCTCCTGGTTTTTTGCCCACTGAGACCACTGTGGAGAAGAAGGACGATGATGAAATGGCTGTTCCTGCTGACGAAGAGCAGAGTACATGTGCATTATGTGGAGAGCCTTTTGATGATTTCTACAGTGATGAAACTGAGGAATGGATGTATAGAGGAGCTGTCTACCTGAATTCATCTAATGGATCAACAGCAGGCATGGATAGGTCTCAGTTAGGTCCTATAGTACATGCTAAATGCAGATCCGATTCTAGTGTGGTTCCCCCTGAAGATTTTGGACATGATGAAGGG GGAAATTCTGAAGAGGGTAATCAAAGAAAACGAATGCGGAGCTAA
- the LOC7479082 gene encoding polyadenylation and cleavage factor homolog 4 isoform X3 has product MQPTKLLNPKAATKAAAAAAVTTTMPNELLAQKPSASSVLDKFRSLLKQRQGSAVEDDGGGDGASLRLEDVVEIYETVLNELTFNSKPIITDLTIIAGEQREHGEGIADVLCARIVEAPVDQKLPSLYLLDSIVKNIGREYIRHFSSRLPEVFCEAYRQVDPSLYPSMRHLFGTWSSVFPSSVLHKIETQLHFSPQVNDQSSSLTSFRASESPRPPHGIHVNPKYLRQLDHSTADNTGWSIQTYKAKNVIQSLQNVQHAKGTSSNLKIYGKKPTVGYDEYESDQAEAISSQVGVGRTSLTLGSNKLQPSSTSRLARRLSPSTTGAERPLSSEIDDFAVGNSPRRFVEALSPSHPLFDYGHSRAIVRDEEANELRRNNYSDDNHNRFEPSARYRLSNGLEHQGPRALIDAYGDDRGKRITSSKPLHIEQLAVNGVHNKVASRSWQNTEEEEFDWEDMSPTLSERGRSNDFLPSSIPPFGSVVPRPAFGRLSAIHAESDIRSNRSSLAPMAFVDGSSNIAEEAVSILGSGRGSTSKIPGFRTERNQISGSRHHQEAWNFPPHIHQSAHLLNSKGRGRDFQMPLSGSGVSSLGGENYSPLAEKLPDIDAQLNRPPAIASRWGSNIDSTSSGTWSSVAPPSSGVWPPVNARKSLPPPVHRIFPPPEQSRSQFDPINASSTVINQQNQAHVNPFQPQQLPSHEARENFHPSGVTSMPPRPLAPPLNHGYNTHGHSTAISMVPSNALPAVQLPLPVNNIPNMLHSQVGVRPPLPPGPPPQTMPFPQNASSGVPGQPSGSAFSGLFNSLMAQGLISLTKQTPVQDSVGLEFNADLLKLRYESAISALYGDLPRQCTTCGLRFKCQEEHSTHMDWHVTKNRMSKNRKQKSSRNWFVSASMWLSGAEALGTDAAPGFLPTETTVEKKDDDEMAVPADEEQSTCALCGEPFDDFYSDETEEWMYRGAVYLNSSNGSTAGMDRSQLGPIVHAKCRSDSSVVPPEDFGHDEGGNSEEGNQRKRMRS; this is encoded by the exons ATGCAACCCACAAAACTCCTAAACCCTAAAGCCGCCACCAAGGCGGCTGCTGCGGCAGCCGTTACCACCACCATGCCAAATGAACTGCTGGCACAGAAACCATCAGCATCGTCAGTTCTTGACAAGTTCCGGTCTTTATTGAAGCAACGACAAGGATCAGCAGTGGAGGACGATGGTGGTGGTGACGGGGCGAGTTTGCGTCTGGAGGATGTGGTGGAGATTTATGAGACGGTTTTGAATGAATTGACGTTTAATTCAAAACCTATAATTACAGATTTGACTATTATTGCTGGAGAACAGCGGGAGCATGGTGAGGGTATTGCTGATGTTCTCTGTGCCCGCATTGTTGAg GCCCCTGTAGATCAAAAGCTGCCTTCATTATATCTTCTAGATAGCATTGTCAAGAATATTGGCCGTGAATACATTAGGCACTTCTCGTCCCGTTTGCCTGAG GTTTTTTGCGAGGCATACAGACAAGTTGACCCTAGCTTATATCCTTCAATGCGCCACCTTTTTGGCACATGGTCCTCAGTGTTTCCATCTTCTGTACTTCACAAGATTGAGACTCAACTTCATTTTTCTCCACAAGTTAATGATCAGTCATCAAGCTTGACTTCCTTTAGAGCTTCTGAATCACCCAGACCACCTCATGGCATACATGTGAACCCAAAATACTTGCGTCAGCTGGATCATTCAACTGCAGATAAT ACAGGGTGGTCAATACAAACATACAAAGCTAAAAATGTAATTCAATCTTTGCAGAATGTTCAGCACGCTAAGGGAACTTCTtcaaatctgaaaatatatggTAAAAAACCTACTGTTGGATATGATGAATATGAAAGTGATCAAGCAGAGGCCATATCTTCACAGGTTGGAGTGGGCCGTACATCTCTCACTCTTGGATCTAATAAGCTGCAACCATCTTCAACTTCCAGGCTTGCAAGACGCTTGTCGCCTTCAACAACTGGAGCCGAGAGGCCTTTATCTTCAGAAATTGATGACTTTGCAGTAGGGAATTCTCCTCGAAGGTTTGTTGAGGCGCTGTCCCCATCTCATCCTCTATTTGATTATGGACACAGCAGAGCCATTGTCAGAGATGAGGAGGcaaatgaattaagaagaaataattattcTGATGATAACCATAACCGATTTGAACCTTCTGCTAGATATAGGCTTAGCAATGGACTTGAACATCAAGGACCCAGAGCTTTAATAGATGCATATGGGGATGATAGGGGGAAAAGAATTACAAGTAGTAAACCTCTGCATATTGAACAGTTAGCCGTAAATGGCGTGCACAATAAGGTAGCTTCAAGATCATGGCAGAATACTGAAGAAGAGGAATTTGATTGGGAAGATATGAGCCCTACTTTGTCAGAGCGTGGTAGGAGTAATGATTTCTTGCCATCATCTATTCCACCTTTTGGAAGTGTTGTTCCAAGGCCTGCCTTTGGAAGGCTAAGTGCTATCCATGCGGAATCTGATATCAGGAGCAATCGATCTAGTCTGGCTCCAATGGCATTTGTGGATGGCTCCTCTAATATTGCTGAAGAAGCAGTCTCGATTCTGGGT TCTGGCCGTGGATCAACAAGCAAGATTCCTGGATTCCGAACTGAGAGAAATCAGATCTCGGGTTCCCGTCATCATCAAGAAGCTTGGAATTTTCCACCTCACATCCATCAGTCAGCACATCTCCTGAATTCTAAAGGAAGAGGACGGGATTTCCAGATGCCCTTATCTGGAAGTGGTGTGTCTTCTTTGGGTGGTGAGAATTACTCTCCACTTGCTGAAAAACTTCCAGATATTGATGCACAGCTTAATAGGCCTCCTGCCATTGCATCAAGATGGGGCTCTAATATTGACTCTACTAGTTCAGGGACCTGGTCAAGTGTTGCGCCACCATCATCAGGGGTCTGGCCTCCAGTAAATGCACGAAAGTCTCTGCCACCTCCTGTGCATCGTATTTTTCCTCCACCAGAGCAGAGTAGAAGTCAGTTTGATCCAATAAATGCCAGCAGCACTGTCATAAATCAG CAAAACCAGGCACATGTAAATCCTTTTCAGCCACAACAACTTCCATCTCATGAAGCCCGAGAGAATTTTCATCCATCTGGGGTAACTTCAATGCCACCTCGTCCCCTGGCACCACCACTGAATCATGGATACAACACTCACGGGCATAGCACTGCCATTAGTATGGTTCCTTCAAATGCATTACCTGCTGTACAACTGCCTTTACCAGTCAACAATATTCCAAATATGTTGCATTCACAGGTGGGGGTTCGGCCACCTTTGCCACCTGGTCCTCCTCCCCAAACAATGCCTTTCCCTCAGAATGCTAGTTCAGGTGTCCCCGGCCAACCATCTGGCAGTGCATTTTCGGGTTTGTTTAACTCTCTCATGGCACAAGGATTGATCTCATTGACAAAACAAACTCCTGTGCAG GACTCTGTGGGACTTGAGTTCAATGCTGACCTTCTCAAGCTGCGCTATGAATCTGCAATCAGTGCATTGTATGGTGATCTGCCAAGACAATGCACAACATGTGGCCTTCGGTTCAAGTGTCAAGAAGAGCACAGTACTCACATGGATTGGCATGTTACGAAAAACCGGATGTCTAAGAACCGGAAGCAGAAATCTTCTCGCAACTGGTTTGTAAGTGCAAGTATGTGGCTCAGTGGTGCAGAGGCATTGGGAACTGATGCAGCTCCTGGTTTTTTGCCCACTGAGACCACTGTGGAGAAGAAGGACGATGATGAAATGGCTGTTCCTGCTGACGAAGAGCAGAGTACATGTGCATTATGTGGAGAGCCTTTTGATGATTTCTACAGTGATGAAACTGAGGAATGGATGTATAGAGGAGCTGTCTACCTGAATTCATCTAATGGATCAACAGCAGGCATGGATAGGTCTCAGTTAGGTCCTATAGTACATGCTAAATGCAGATCCGATTCTAGTGTGGTTCCCCCTGAAGATTTTGGACATGATGAAGGG GGAAATTCTGAAGAGGGTAATCAAAGAAAACGAATGCGGAGCTAA
- the LOC7479082 gene encoding polyadenylation and cleavage factor homolog 4 isoform X4 has translation MQPTKLLNPKAATKAAAAAAVTTTMPNELLAQKPSASSVLDKFRSLLKQRQGSAVEDDGGGDGASLRLEDVVEIYETVLNELTFNSKPIITDLTIIAGEQREHGEGIADVLCARIVEAPVDQKLPSLYLLDSIVKNIGREYIRHFSSRLPENVQHAKGTSSNLKIYGKKPTVGYDEYESDQAEAISSQVGVGRTSLTLGSNKLQPSSTSRLARRLSPSTTGAERPLSSEIDDFAVGNSPRRFVEALSPSHPLFDYGHSRAIVRDEEANELRRNNYSDDNHNRFEPSARYRLSNGLEHQGPRALIDAYGDDRGKRITSSKPLHIEQLAVNGVHNKVASRSWQNTEEEEFDWEDMSPTLSERGRSNDFLPSSIPPFGSVVPRPAFGRLSAIHAESDIRSNRSSLAPMAFVDGSSNIAEEAVSILGSGRGSTSKIPGFRTERNQISGSRHHQEAWNFPPHIHQSAHLLNSKGRGRDFQMPLSGSGVSSLGGENYSPLAEKLPDIDAQLNRPPAIASRWGSNIDSTSSGTWSSVAPPSSGVWPPVNARKSLPPPVHRIFPPPEQSRSQFDPINASSTVINQVLQKGSVMPEQPFNSFENKDYNSMKPTPMSNQHAALNQQNQAHVNPFQPQQLPSHEARENFHPSGVTSMPPRPLAPPLNHGYNTHGHSTAISMVPSNALPAVQLPLPVNNIPNMLHSQVGVRPPLPPGPPPQTMPFPQNASSGVPGQPSGSAFSGLFNSLMAQGLISLTKQTPVQDSVGLEFNADLLKLRYESAISALYGDLPRQCTTCGLRFKCQEEHSTHMDWHVTKNRMSKNRKQKSSRNWFVSASMWLSGAEALGTDAAPGFLPTETTVEKKDDDEMAVPADEEQSTCALCGEPFDDFYSDETEEWMYRGAVYLNSSNGSTAGMDRSQLGPIVHAKCRSDSSVVPPEDFGHDEGGNSEEGNQRKRMRS, from the exons ATGCAACCCACAAAACTCCTAAACCCTAAAGCCGCCACCAAGGCGGCTGCTGCGGCAGCCGTTACCACCACCATGCCAAATGAACTGCTGGCACAGAAACCATCAGCATCGTCAGTTCTTGACAAGTTCCGGTCTTTATTGAAGCAACGACAAGGATCAGCAGTGGAGGACGATGGTGGTGGTGACGGGGCGAGTTTGCGTCTGGAGGATGTGGTGGAGATTTATGAGACGGTTTTGAATGAATTGACGTTTAATTCAAAACCTATAATTACAGATTTGACTATTATTGCTGGAGAACAGCGGGAGCATGGTGAGGGTATTGCTGATGTTCTCTGTGCCCGCATTGTTGAg GCCCCTGTAGATCAAAAGCTGCCTTCATTATATCTTCTAGATAGCATTGTCAAGAATATTGGCCGTGAATACATTAGGCACTTCTCGTCCCGTTTGCCTGAG AATGTTCAGCACGCTAAGGGAACTTCTtcaaatctgaaaatatatggTAAAAAACCTACTGTTGGATATGATGAATATGAAAGTGATCAAGCAGAGGCCATATCTTCACAGGTTGGAGTGGGCCGTACATCTCTCACTCTTGGATCTAATAAGCTGCAACCATCTTCAACTTCCAGGCTTGCAAGACGCTTGTCGCCTTCAACAACTGGAGCCGAGAGGCCTTTATCTTCAGAAATTGATGACTTTGCAGTAGGGAATTCTCCTCGAAGGTTTGTTGAGGCGCTGTCCCCATCTCATCCTCTATTTGATTATGGACACAGCAGAGCCATTGTCAGAGATGAGGAGGcaaatgaattaagaagaaataattattcTGATGATAACCATAACCGATTTGAACCTTCTGCTAGATATAGGCTTAGCAATGGACTTGAACATCAAGGACCCAGAGCTTTAATAGATGCATATGGGGATGATAGGGGGAAAAGAATTACAAGTAGTAAACCTCTGCATATTGAACAGTTAGCCGTAAATGGCGTGCACAATAAGGTAGCTTCAAGATCATGGCAGAATACTGAAGAAGAGGAATTTGATTGGGAAGATATGAGCCCTACTTTGTCAGAGCGTGGTAGGAGTAATGATTTCTTGCCATCATCTATTCCACCTTTTGGAAGTGTTGTTCCAAGGCCTGCCTTTGGAAGGCTAAGTGCTATCCATGCGGAATCTGATATCAGGAGCAATCGATCTAGTCTGGCTCCAATGGCATTTGTGGATGGCTCCTCTAATATTGCTGAAGAAGCAGTCTCGATTCTGGGT TCTGGCCGTGGATCAACAAGCAAGATTCCTGGATTCCGAACTGAGAGAAATCAGATCTCGGGTTCCCGTCATCATCAAGAAGCTTGGAATTTTCCACCTCACATCCATCAGTCAGCACATCTCCTGAATTCTAAAGGAAGAGGACGGGATTTCCAGATGCCCTTATCTGGAAGTGGTGTGTCTTCTTTGGGTGGTGAGAATTACTCTCCACTTGCTGAAAAACTTCCAGATATTGATGCACAGCTTAATAGGCCTCCTGCCATTGCATCAAGATGGGGCTCTAATATTGACTCTACTAGTTCAGGGACCTGGTCAAGTGTTGCGCCACCATCATCAGGGGTCTGGCCTCCAGTAAATGCACGAAAGTCTCTGCCACCTCCTGTGCATCGTATTTTTCCTCCACCAGAGCAGAGTAGAAGTCAGTTTGATCCAATAAATGCCAGCAGCACTGTCATAAATCAGGTTTTACAAAAGGGTTCAGTTATGCCTGAACAACCATTTAATAGTTTTGAGAACAAAGATTACAATTCGATGAAGCCAACACCAATGTCTAATCAGCATGCTGCTTTGAATCAGCAAAACCAGGCACATGTAAATCCTTTTCAGCCACAACAACTTCCATCTCATGAAGCCCGAGAGAATTTTCATCCATCTGGGGTAACTTCAATGCCACCTCGTCCCCTGGCACCACCACTGAATCATGGATACAACACTCACGGGCATAGCACTGCCATTAGTATGGTTCCTTCAAATGCATTACCTGCTGTACAACTGCCTTTACCAGTCAACAATATTCCAAATATGTTGCATTCACAGGTGGGGGTTCGGCCACCTTTGCCACCTGGTCCTCCTCCCCAAACAATGCCTTTCCCTCAGAATGCTAGTTCAGGTGTCCCCGGCCAACCATCTGGCAGTGCATTTTCGGGTTTGTTTAACTCTCTCATGGCACAAGGATTGATCTCATTGACAAAACAAACTCCTGTGCAG GACTCTGTGGGACTTGAGTTCAATGCTGACCTTCTCAAGCTGCGCTATGAATCTGCAATCAGTGCATTGTATGGTGATCTGCCAAGACAATGCACAACATGTGGCCTTCGGTTCAAGTGTCAAGAAGAGCACAGTACTCACATGGATTGGCATGTTACGAAAAACCGGATGTCTAAGAACCGGAAGCAGAAATCTTCTCGCAACTGGTTTGTAAGTGCAAGTATGTGGCTCAGTGGTGCAGAGGCATTGGGAACTGATGCAGCTCCTGGTTTTTTGCCCACTGAGACCACTGTGGAGAAGAAGGACGATGATGAAATGGCTGTTCCTGCTGACGAAGAGCAGAGTACATGTGCATTATGTGGAGAGCCTTTTGATGATTTCTACAGTGATGAAACTGAGGAATGGATGTATAGAGGAGCTGTCTACCTGAATTCATCTAATGGATCAACAGCAGGCATGGATAGGTCTCAGTTAGGTCCTATAGTACATGCTAAATGCAGATCCGATTCTAGTGTGGTTCCCCCTGAAGATTTTGGACATGATGAAGGG GGAAATTCTGAAGAGGGTAATCAAAGAAAACGAATGCGGAGCTAA